Below is a genomic region from Planifilum fulgidum.
GATGCAGGCCTGGGTCAGCCCCACGGCGCCTGCGGCCACGGTGAACCGGCCGTTGTCCAGGGCCGACATGGCGATCTTGAAGCCTTCCCCCTCTTCGCCCAGCCGGTTTTCCGCGGGAACCCGCACATCTTCCAGGATCACTTCCCCCGTGTTGCCCGCGCGGATCCCCAGCTTGTCCTTGAAACCGCGGGTCGTCACGCCGGGAAAGGTCCGCTCCACAATGAAGCAGGTGATGCCGCGGTGTCCCTTGTCCGGGTCCGTCTTGGCGAAAATCAGGAAATGGTCCGCCACGTCGCAGAGGGAAATCCAGGTTTTGCTGCCGTTTAGGATGTAATGGTCCCCGTCCCGAACGGCCCGGGTCTGGATCGCCGCCACATCGGAGCCGGCGTTGGGTTCGGTCAGCCCGAAGGCCCCGATCTTCTCCCCTTTGGCCTGTGGAATCAGATATTTCTCCTTCTGGAACTCATCTCCCCACTGGAGCAACGTGAGGCTGTTCAACCCGGTGTGAACGGACACGGCGGTGCGGAAGGCGGTGTCTCCCCGCTCCAGTTCTTCGCAGACGATGGCCAGGGTGTTGTAATCCATCCCCTGTCCGCCGTACTTTTCCGGGATGCAGACGCCCATCAACCCCAGGTCGGCCAGTTTTTTCAGCAGGCTGGTCTCAAAATGCTGCTTGGCGTCCCACTCCTGAATGTAGGGCATAATCTCCTTGTCGACAAACTTGCGCACCATCTTCTTGACCGCCAGTTGCTCTTCGGAATAGGAAAAATCAAACATCGGCCGCTCCTCCCCTTCCAAAAGCGTTCTCGTATTTTCTCAGGATCAAATCACGCGCTTACGCCTCAG
It encodes:
- a CDS encoding acyl-CoA dehydrogenase family protein, which produces MFDFSYSEEQLAVKKMVRKFVDKEIMPYIQEWDAKQHFETSLLKKLADLGLMGVCIPEKYGGQGMDYNTLAIVCEELERGDTAFRTAVSVHTGLNSLTLLQWGDEFQKEKYLIPQAKGEKIGAFGLTEPNAGSDVAAIQTRAVRDGDHYILNGSKTWISLCDVADHFLIFAKTDPDKGHRGITCFIVERTFPGVTTRGFKDKLGIRAGNTGEVILEDVRVPAENRLGEEGEGFKIAMSALDNGRFTVAAGAVGLTQACIEASVKYAKERETFGKPIGRHQLVQQMIAKMVAGYEAARLLVYRVGWMKNRGMRNTREVSLAKWFACDVAFQAAVDAVQIHGANGYSHEFPVERYLRNAKAPVIYEGTREIHQIMQGEYALGYRKDKPLRKNLPKWPFEE